One part of the Lapillicoccus jejuensis genome encodes these proteins:
- a CDS encoding AI-2E family transporter translates to MERSTQGHDENAVRRPTWVAITPGSAKRTALLAILLVAGLLLGIWAFGALSGFLFLLVLSWLLSIAMEPPVVWLMRHGVRPRGLATGLVMLVLLLVTGAILLLFGQVFFLQATQLGQTLPGTTASALAWVNEHLNTDIDLTKIQTTLDLTPSRLGELAGRYGGGILGVFGSVLTFLFDLLTILVFAYYLSADSPRLRQTIGSFLNPRYQEVMQTVWQIAVEKTGGYVISKVVLATLSAVFHAAFFWYIDVPFWLPLGLLAGIVGQFIPTIGTYIGILLPALFTVVYNPRNVLWIVLFATVYQQVENYVFTPRISRRTMDVHPAVALGSVFVGAALFGPIGAIIGIPVAAAAITIIDTFRRRHELLPQLAALREDELPPESEEDDAPDDGPAPPDRVPTTTG, encoded by the coding sequence GTGGAGCGCAGCACGCAGGGGCACGACGAGAACGCCGTACGACGCCCCACCTGGGTGGCGATCACCCCCGGGTCGGCCAAGCGCACGGCGCTGCTCGCGATCCTGCTCGTCGCCGGGCTCCTGCTCGGGATCTGGGCCTTCGGCGCCCTGTCCGGGTTCCTCTTCCTCCTCGTCCTGTCCTGGCTGCTCTCGATCGCCATGGAGCCGCCGGTCGTGTGGCTCATGCGGCACGGCGTGCGCCCGCGGGGCCTCGCGACGGGCCTCGTCATGCTCGTCCTGCTGCTCGTCACGGGCGCGATCCTCCTGCTCTTCGGGCAGGTCTTCTTCCTCCAGGCCACCCAGCTCGGGCAGACCCTGCCGGGGACGACGGCGTCGGCGCTGGCCTGGGTCAACGAGCACCTCAACACCGACATCGACCTGACCAAGATCCAGACGACCCTCGACCTCACGCCGTCCAGGCTGGGCGAGCTCGCGGGTCGCTACGGCGGCGGCATCCTCGGCGTCTTCGGCTCGGTGCTCACCTTCCTCTTCGACCTGCTGACCATCCTCGTCTTCGCCTACTACCTGTCGGCGGACAGCCCGCGTCTGCGCCAGACCATCGGCTCGTTCCTCAACCCGCGCTACCAGGAGGTCATGCAGACCGTCTGGCAGATCGCGGTCGAGAAGACCGGCGGCTACGTCATCTCCAAGGTCGTCCTCGCGACCCTGTCCGCCGTCTTCCACGCGGCGTTCTTCTGGTACATCGACGTGCCGTTCTGGCTGCCGCTCGGCCTGCTGGCCGGCATCGTCGGGCAGTTCATCCCGACCATCGGCACCTACATCGGCATCCTGCTGCCCGCGCTCTTCACGGTCGTCTACAACCCGCGCAACGTGCTGTGGATCGTCCTGTTCGCGACGGTCTACCAGCAGGTCGAGAACTACGTCTTCACCCCCCGCATCAGCCGGCGCACGATGGACGTGCACCCCGCCGTCGCGCTGGGGTCGGTCTTCGTCGGTGCCGCGCTCTTCGGACCGATCGGGGCCATCATCGGCATCCCGGTCGCGGCCGCGGCCATCACCATCATCGACACCTTCCGCCGGCGGCACGAGCTGCTGCCGCAGCTGGCGGCCCTGCGCGAGGACGAGCTGCCGCCGGAGTCGGAGGAGGACGACGCCCCGGACGACGGCCCGGCGCCACCGGACCGCGTCCCCACCACCACCGGATGA
- a CDS encoding alpha-mannosidase: MHDTVALIEARIRRSYSQRVARATHTDHVQVTVETWDVPDEPVPFAQAVTREFAPLEAGTPWGRPWGTTWFRISGTVPSSWAGDTRRELLVDLGWVGGNPGFQSEGLCYTPDGTVIKALEPRNSWVPVTAAPGEDFTVLVEAASNPDVGGTWTHEPTPMGDLATAPRRPLYTFASAALAVLDEDVFALERDMWVLIGVMDELPASSPRRAGILRALERAVDVLDPDDVPATAKQARIELAPALASPAAATSHRLVGVGHAHIDSAWLWPVRETKRKVARTFSNVLDLMDRYDDFVFAASSAQQYAWLKEDQPEVFERLRKRVADGRFVPVGGMWVESDTNLPGGEAMARQFVAGKRFFLEELGVETDEVWLPDSFGYSGALPQIVAASASHYFLTQKISWNETNVMPHHTFQWEGIDGTRVFTHFPPVDTYNAELTAVELARAERQHAERGVSDLSLVPFGYGDGGGGPTREMVETARRKADLEGSPKVQLARPDEFFGQAAQELPEPAVWAGELYLEFHRGTYTSQARTKLGNRRCEHLLREAELWAATATVRTGATYPVDVLREAWETVLLQQFHDILPGSSIAWVYQVAEENYARVEAALTAVVDEAQRALAGTGGRTLVFNASPFAVAGVPALGAGTATPAAARVAADGDGVVLESDAVTARLDAQGHVVSLVDRRTGRDAIAPGEKGNELLVFRDTPNQWDAWDVDKAYERMPLDVVATTGVEVDGDTVVVRRTVSASTVVQRVRLSPDGGALEIETEVDWHEKQKLLKLAFVLDVHAETSASEIQFGHVRRATHTNTSWDMARFEISGHRWVRVDEPGFGVTLANDRVYGRDVTRRPREGGGLVSVVRESLLRAPLFPDPHADQGTHVFRHALRVGELLEGVAEGYRLNLPSRTVDGAAVDALEPLVAVEGEGIVVEAVKLAEDGSGDVVVRLYEARGTRARGRVVPGFDAGTATRTDLLERAWPEQPADALELDLRAFELVTLRLPRA, from the coding sequence GTGCACGACACCGTCGCCCTCATCGAGGCGCGTATCCGCCGCAGCTACAGCCAGCGCGTCGCCCGCGCCACCCACACCGACCACGTGCAGGTCACCGTCGAGACCTGGGACGTGCCCGACGAGCCGGTCCCCTTCGCGCAGGCCGTGACCCGCGAGTTCGCGCCGCTCGAGGCCGGCACCCCGTGGGGCCGCCCCTGGGGGACGACGTGGTTCCGGATCTCCGGCACCGTCCCGTCGTCCTGGGCCGGCGACACCCGGCGCGAGCTGCTCGTCGACCTCGGCTGGGTCGGCGGCAACCCCGGCTTCCAGTCCGAGGGCCTGTGCTACACCCCGGACGGCACCGTCATCAAGGCGCTCGAGCCGCGCAACTCCTGGGTCCCCGTGACGGCGGCACCGGGCGAGGACTTCACCGTCCTCGTCGAGGCGGCCTCCAACCCCGACGTCGGCGGCACCTGGACCCACGAGCCGACCCCGATGGGCGACCTCGCCACGGCCCCGCGCCGACCGCTCTACACGTTCGCGTCGGCCGCCCTCGCGGTCCTCGACGAGGACGTCTTCGCGCTGGAGCGCGACATGTGGGTCCTCATCGGCGTCATGGACGAGCTGCCCGCGTCGTCGCCGCGCCGGGCCGGGATCCTGCGCGCGCTCGAGCGGGCCGTCGACGTCCTCGACCCCGACGACGTCCCGGCCACCGCGAAGCAGGCGCGCATCGAGCTGGCCCCCGCGCTGGCCTCGCCGGCCGCGGCCACCTCGCACCGGCTCGTCGGCGTCGGCCACGCGCACATCGACTCGGCGTGGCTGTGGCCGGTGCGCGAGACCAAGCGCAAGGTCGCCCGCACCTTCTCCAACGTCCTCGACCTCATGGACCGGTACGACGACTTCGTCTTCGCCGCCTCGAGCGCGCAGCAGTACGCGTGGCTCAAGGAGGACCAGCCTGAGGTCTTCGAGCGGCTGAGGAAGCGCGTCGCCGACGGTCGCTTCGTCCCCGTCGGCGGGATGTGGGTCGAGTCCGACACCAACCTGCCCGGCGGCGAGGCGATGGCGCGCCAGTTCGTCGCGGGCAAGCGGTTCTTCCTCGAGGAGCTCGGGGTCGAGACCGACGAGGTGTGGCTGCCCGACAGCTTCGGCTACTCGGGGGCCCTCCCGCAGATCGTCGCCGCGTCGGCCTCGCACTACTTCCTCACCCAGAAGATCAGCTGGAACGAGACCAACGTCATGCCGCACCACACCTTCCAGTGGGAGGGCATCGACGGCACCCGGGTCTTCACCCACTTCCCCCCGGTCGACACCTACAACGCCGAGCTCACCGCGGTGGAGCTGGCCCGGGCCGAGCGGCAGCACGCGGAGCGGGGGGTGAGCGACCTGTCGCTCGTCCCGTTCGGCTACGGCGACGGCGGCGGCGGGCCCACCCGCGAGATGGTCGAGACGGCGCGCCGCAAGGCCGACCTCGAGGGCTCGCCGAAGGTCCAGCTGGCCCGGCCCGACGAGTTCTTCGGCCAGGCCGCGCAGGAGCTGCCCGAGCCGGCCGTCTGGGCGGGCGAGCTCTACCTGGAGTTCCACCGCGGGACCTACACCTCGCAGGCCCGCACCAAGCTCGGCAACCGCCGCTGCGAGCACCTGCTGCGCGAGGCCGAGCTGTGGGCCGCCACCGCGACGGTGCGCACCGGGGCGACGTACCCCGTCGACGTGCTGCGCGAGGCCTGGGAGACGGTGCTGCTGCAGCAGTTCCACGACATCCTGCCCGGCTCCTCCATCGCCTGGGTCTACCAGGTGGCCGAGGAGAACTACGCCCGCGTCGAGGCGGCGCTGACCGCCGTCGTCGACGAGGCGCAGCGCGCGCTGGCCGGCACGGGAGGGCGCACCCTCGTCTTCAACGCCTCCCCCTTCGCGGTCGCCGGGGTCCCGGCCCTCGGGGCGGGCACCGCCACCCCGGCCGCCGCCCGGGTCGCCGCCGACGGCGACGGCGTCGTCCTCGAGTCCGACGCGGTCACCGCCCGGCTCGACGCGCAGGGCCACGTCGTCTCGCTCGTCGACCGGCGCACCGGCCGTGACGCGATCGCCCCGGGGGAGAAGGGCAACGAGCTCCTCGTCTTCCGCGACACCCCCAACCAGTGGGACGCCTGGGACGTCGACAAGGCCTACGAGCGGATGCCGCTCGACGTCGTCGCGACGACCGGGGTCGAGGTCGACGGCGACACCGTCGTCGTGCGTCGTACGGTCAGCGCGTCCACCGTCGTCCAGCGGGTGCGGCTCTCACCGGACGGCGGGGCGCTGGAGATCGAGACCGAGGTGGACTGGCACGAGAAGCAGAAGCTGCTCAAGCTCGCGTTCGTCCTCGACGTGCACGCCGAGACCTCGGCGAGCGAGATCCAGTTCGGTCACGTCCGCCGCGCCACCCACACCAACACCTCGTGGGACATGGCCCGCTTCGAGATCTCCGGCCACCGCTGGGTCCGCGTCGACGAGCCCGGCTTCGGTGTCACTCTCGCCAACGACCGGGTCTACGGACGCGACGTCACGCGGCGCCCCCGCGAGGGCGGCGGCCTGGTCAGCGTCGTGCGCGAGTCGCTGCTGCGCGCCCCGCTCTTCCCCGACCCGCACGCCGACCAGGGCACCCACGTCTTCCGGCACGCGCTGCGGGTGGGCGAGCTCCTCGAGGGCGTCGCGGAGGGCTACCGGCTCAACCTGCCCTCGCGCACCGTCGACGGTGCCGCCGTCGACGCGCTCGAGCCGCTCGTCGCGGTCGAGGGGGAGGGGATCGTCGTCGAGGCGGTCAAGCTCGCCGAGGACGGGTCGGGCGACGTCGTCGTGCGCCTCTACGAGGCGCGCGGCACCCGCGCCCGCGGCCGCGTCGTCCCCGGCTTCGACGCCGGTACGGCGACCCGCACGGACCTGCTCGAGCGCGCCTGGCCCGAGCAGCCCGCCGACGCGCTCGAGCTCGACCTGCGGGCCTTCGAGCTGGTCACCCTCCGGCTGCCGCGCGCCTGA
- a CDS encoding carbohydrate ABC transporter permease — MSAGSLALTSPRRRNLAVVSNLLLLVIALLFVLPIVWIVLGAFDATTNLSVKIPDPFTLQNFQDVLTPDQAWIPLLNSVILSGGCAVVTVAVAVLAAYPLSRYRMRINKPFLYGVLFGTCLPITAMMVPVYSLFVLFNGLNSFVAIIFFLAATSLPMAIWMMKNFMDGVPIVLEEAAWVDGASMLQTLWRVVVPLMRPGIGVVFIFVFIQAWGNFFVPYILITNQEQMPAAVTIYNFFGAYGTVAYGQLAAFSLVYSLPVLGLYALVQRFSGGSFALAGAVKG, encoded by the coding sequence ATGTCTGCCGGGAGCCTCGCGCTCACCTCACCGCGCCGCCGCAACCTCGCGGTGGTCTCCAACCTCCTCCTGCTCGTCATCGCGCTGCTCTTCGTCCTGCCGATCGTGTGGATCGTGCTCGGCGCGTTCGACGCCACGACGAACCTCTCCGTCAAGATCCCCGACCCGTTCACGCTGCAGAACTTCCAGGACGTCCTCACGCCCGACCAGGCGTGGATCCCGTTGCTCAACAGCGTGATCCTCTCGGGCGGCTGCGCCGTCGTCACGGTCGCCGTGGCGGTGCTGGCGGCCTACCCGCTCTCGCGCTACCGGATGCGGATCAACAAGCCGTTCCTGTACGGCGTCCTGTTCGGCACCTGCCTGCCGATCACCGCGATGATGGTGCCGGTCTACTCGCTCTTCGTCCTCTTCAACGGCCTCAACTCGTTCGTCGCGATCATCTTCTTCCTCGCGGCGACGAGCCTGCCGATGGCGATCTGGATGATGAAGAACTTCATGGACGGGGTGCCGATCGTCCTCGAGGAGGCGGCCTGGGTCGACGGCGCGTCGATGCTGCAGACGCTGTGGCGGGTCGTCGTCCCCCTCATGCGCCCGGGCATCGGGGTGGTCTTCATCTTCGTCTTCATCCAGGCGTGGGGGAACTTCTTCGTCCCCTACATCCTCATCACCAACCAGGAGCAGATGCCGGCGGCGGTGACGATCTACAACTTCTTCGGCGCCTACGGCACCGTGGCCTACGGCCAGCTCGCCGCGTTCTCGCTGGTCTACTCGCTGCCGGTCCTCGGCCTCTACGCCCTCGTGCAGCGCTTCTCCGGCGGCAGCTTCGCGCTCGCCGGAGCCGTCAAGGGCTGA
- a CDS encoding carbohydrate ABC transporter permease — MTAQVAPSAAARVAPGGGGERRSGWRSAGRAAPLLPAVVLLAIFLLGPVISAFVGAFTNSALTGAAAQDTQFVGFANFTELFADPNFPKSVVLTLVFLIGSAVVGQNVLGMTLAVLMRSASSVVRTITGTVVVGAWILPEIVASFAAYAFFGKDGTANAILGLVGITGPSWLYSLPMLSVIIANVWRGTAFSMLVYSAALNDVPLEIVESAEVDGASGWQRLTRITLPMIRRSISTNLMLTTLQTLSVFTLIYVMTGGGPGTNSSTLPILAYQEAFSFGQLGFGTAIALILLLVGALFSLIYIRALRPEVD; from the coding sequence GTGACCGCCCAGGTCGCTCCCTCCGCCGCCGCCCGGGTCGCCCCGGGCGGCGGTGGGGAGCGCCGCTCCGGCTGGCGCTCCGCCGGCCGCGCGGCGCCGCTCCTGCCGGCGGTCGTCCTGCTGGCGATCTTCCTGCTCGGCCCGGTCATCAGCGCCTTCGTCGGCGCCTTCACCAACTCGGCCCTCACCGGCGCCGCGGCGCAGGACACCCAGTTCGTGGGGTTCGCCAACTTCACCGAGCTGTTCGCGGACCCGAACTTCCCCAAGTCCGTCGTCCTCACGCTGGTCTTCCTCATCGGGTCGGCCGTCGTCGGGCAGAACGTCCTCGGGATGACGCTGGCGGTGCTCATGCGCTCGGCCTCGTCGGTGGTGCGCACCATCACCGGCACCGTCGTGGTCGGGGCGTGGATCCTGCCTGAGATCGTCGCCAGCTTCGCCGCCTACGCGTTCTTCGGCAAGGACGGCACGGCCAACGCGATCCTCGGTCTCGTCGGGATCACCGGTCCGTCGTGGCTCTACAGCCTGCCCATGCTGTCGGTGATCATCGCCAACGTGTGGCGCGGCACGGCCTTCTCGATGCTCGTCTACTCCGCCGCGCTCAACGACGTCCCCCTCGAGATCGTCGAGTCGGCCGAGGTCGACGGGGCCTCGGGGTGGCAGCGGCTGACCCGGATCACGCTCCCGATGATCCGGCGCAGCATCTCCACCAACCTCATGCTCACGACGCTGCAGACCCTGTCGGTCTTCACGCTCATCTACGTGATGACGGGCGGCGGCCCGGGGACCAACTCCTCGACCCTGCCGATCCTCGCCTATCAGGAGGCCTTCTCCTTCGGGCAGCTCGGCTTCGGTACGGCGATCGCCCTCATCCTGCTGCTGGTCGGCGCGCTCTTCTCGTTGATCTACATCCGCGCCCTGCGACCGGAGGTCGACTGA
- a CDS encoding extracellular solute-binding protein: protein MSKRVAAVVSVGLVAGLASACGGGGSSSSSSDTIKVAYQKYGTFTQMDDLMQKVKKDFESTHKGVTVQLVPIQATEGDYYTKLALMNKSASTAPDVMYEDTFQVKSDVKAGYLAPMDDYLAKWSDWSQFYDNAKQAGLGDDGKTYGVSMGTDTRALWYNKELFAKAGLQVPWQPKTWADILTAAKTIKAKLPGVIPFNIYSGKAQGEGATMQGFEMLLYGTKDTLYDASSKKWIAGSQGFKDSLGFLGNVFSQGLAPTPEQSLDKNIGTTIATEWLPQGKLAIDLNGSWQSGTWIEGGSKPWPEWSTVMGQAAMPTQDGQDPGSTSMSGGWTLAMGSKSKNKQAAFDFISTALNKDNSMAYDIAASQIAVRKDVSEDPSYDKANPSFAFFSSLVKVTHFRPATADYPKISNDIQVAMESVMTSQQTPEQAASTYDQALEGIVGPDNVTKQ, encoded by the coding sequence ATGAGCAAGCGCGTCGCTGCGGTCGTGTCCGTGGGGCTGGTGGCCGGACTGGCGTCGGCCTGCGGCGGTGGGGGCAGCAGCTCCTCGTCGTCCGACACCATCAAGGTCGCCTACCAGAAGTACGGCACCTTCACGCAGATGGACGACCTCATGCAGAAGGTCAAGAAGGACTTCGAGTCGACGCACAAGGGCGTCACCGTCCAGCTGGTGCCGATCCAGGCGACCGAGGGCGACTACTACACGAAGCTCGCGCTGATGAACAAGTCCGCGTCGACGGCGCCGGACGTCATGTACGAGGACACCTTCCAGGTGAAGTCCGACGTCAAGGCGGGCTACCTCGCGCCGATGGACGACTACCTCGCGAAGTGGTCGGACTGGAGCCAGTTCTACGACAACGCCAAGCAGGCCGGCCTCGGTGACGACGGCAAGACGTACGGCGTCTCGATGGGCACCGACACGCGCGCCCTCTGGTACAACAAGGAGCTGTTCGCCAAGGCGGGCCTGCAGGTGCCGTGGCAGCCGAAGACGTGGGCCGACATCCTCACCGCGGCCAAGACGATCAAGGCCAAGCTCCCCGGGGTCATCCCCTTCAACATCTACTCGGGCAAGGCGCAGGGCGAGGGCGCGACCATGCAGGGCTTCGAGATGCTGCTCTACGGCACGAAGGACACGCTGTACGACGCCTCGTCGAAGAAGTGGATCGCCGGCTCGCAGGGCTTCAAGGACTCGCTCGGGTTCCTGGGCAACGTCTTCTCGCAGGGTCTGGCCCCGACGCCCGAGCAGTCGCTGGACAAGAACATCGGCACGACCATCGCGACCGAGTGGCTCCCCCAGGGCAAGCTCGCCATCGACCTCAACGGCTCGTGGCAGAGCGGCACCTGGATCGAGGGCGGCTCGAAGCCGTGGCCGGAGTGGAGCACCGTGATGGGGCAGGCCGCGATGCCGACCCAGGACGGGCAGGACCCGGGCTCGACGTCGATGTCGGGTGGCTGGACCCTCGCCATGGGCTCGAAGAGCAAGAACAAGCAGGCGGCGTTCGACTTCATCTCGACGGCGCTCAACAAGGACAACTCGATGGCCTACGACATCGCGGCCAGCCAGATCGCCGTCCGCAAGGACGTGTCCGAGGACCCGTCGTACGACAAGGCGAACCCGTCCTTCGCGTTCTTCTCCTCGCTGGTCAAGGTGACGCACTTCCGTCCCGCGACCGCCGACTACCCGAAGATCTCCAACGACATCCAGGTCGCGATGGAGTCGGTCATGACGAGCCAGCAGACCCCGGAGCAGGCGGCCTCCACCTACGACCAGGCGCTCGAGGGCATCGTCGGCCCGGACAACGTCACCAAGCAGTGA
- a CDS encoding ROK family transcriptional regulator — MRRGTNLPAVGGFNQSVVLDLVRRAGEGISRVEIAEASGLSPQTVSNLTRRLLADGLVRESGKRIAGPGKPRTILTLDPRGGYAVGVHLDPSVVTYVLADLEGRVVLDRRVRTPRQVQPEAVVTQMAQTIGALVEASGVAPDRVLGVGIAAPGPIDRETGTVLDPPLLAGWHRVPLRAALAERLGLPVGLEKDVTAAATAELWSPEGTSHPHQAFFYYGTGVGLGVALDAEVVRGSSANAGDIGHLLVRGDGPPCACGQRGCLGESASPARMVREAADLGVLDLPARDLTLVEVDRAFTRLATAAAREDPQAMEILRRAGHDIGRALVLVANLLDIDTVVCGGPFWDRLAPVALPEVRRVVDGDPAVVTTHPVRVLETALGSDVTALGAAALVLDAVHSPRPAGLLITAP, encoded by the coding sequence ATGCGTCGCGGCACCAACCTCCCTGCCGTCGGCGGGTTCAACCAGTCGGTCGTGCTCGACCTCGTGCGCCGCGCCGGCGAGGGCATCTCGCGGGTGGAGATCGCCGAGGCGAGCGGCCTGTCGCCGCAGACGGTCAGCAACCTCACCCGACGGCTGCTCGCCGACGGTCTCGTCCGCGAGAGCGGCAAGCGGATCGCCGGGCCGGGCAAGCCGCGCACGATCCTCACGCTCGACCCCCGAGGGGGGTACGCCGTCGGGGTGCACCTCGACCCGAGCGTCGTCACCTACGTGCTGGCCGACCTCGAGGGTCGCGTCGTCCTCGACCGGCGGGTGCGCACCCCTCGCCAGGTGCAGCCCGAGGCCGTGGTGACGCAGATGGCGCAGACCATCGGCGCCCTCGTCGAGGCCTCCGGGGTCGCGCCGGACCGGGTGCTCGGCGTCGGCATCGCGGCGCCGGGGCCCATCGACCGAGAGACGGGCACGGTCCTCGACCCGCCGCTGCTCGCCGGCTGGCACCGCGTCCCGTTGCGCGCGGCGCTGGCCGAGCGGCTCGGCCTGCCGGTCGGTCTCGAGAAGGACGTCACCGCCGCCGCCACCGCGGAGCTGTGGTCGCCGGAGGGGACGTCGCACCCGCACCAGGCCTTCTTCTACTACGGCACCGGTGTCGGGCTGGGGGTCGCCCTGGACGCCGAGGTGGTGCGCGGGTCGTCGGCCAACGCCGGCGACATCGGCCACCTCCTGGTCCGCGGCGACGGACCGCCCTGCGCGTGCGGGCAGCGCGGCTGCCTGGGGGAGAGCGCGAGCCCGGCGCGGATGGTGCGCGAGGCGGCGGACCTCGGCGTGCTCGACCTCCCGGCTCGCGACCTCACCCTCGTCGAGGTCGACCGCGCCTTCACCCGGCTCGCGACCGCGGCGGCCCGCGAGGACCCTCAGGCGATGGAGATCCTGCGCCGCGCCGGGCACGACATCGGCCGCGCCCTCGTCCTCGTCGCCAACCTCCTCGACATCGACACGGTCGTCTGCGGCGGACCGTTCTGGGACCGGCTGGCGCCGGTGGCGCTGCCCGAGGTGCGTCGCGTCGTCGACGGCGACCCGGCCGTCGTCACCACCCACCCGGTCCGGGTCCTCGAGACCGCGCTGGGCTCCGACGTCACGGCGCTCGGCGCCGCCGCGCTCGTGCTCGACGCGGTGCACTCGCCGCGCCCGGCCGGGCTGCTCATCACCGCGCCCTGA
- a CDS encoding MFS transporter → MSLDTTPAVPPTPVLPVGADAPAPPTGRRRPVALVIAAASLPMFMATLDNLVMTNALPVLHERLGASVEQLQWFVNAYTLAFASLILLAAGLGDRLGRRTVFLAGTTVFAVGSALAALSSTPAQLIAARAVQGLGGAAILPLSLALIAGAVSRERRALAIGVWGGISGLGVAVGPLVGGAVLEGWSWQAIFWINVPVAVVAVPLAVWALRDDRGVRAPLDVLGAGLAALGVLALVHAVVRGNDDGWSSAGVVGELAVGVVLLAAFLQRQRRTASPLVPLRLFRDRSFSVTNVVGFAFSFGTFGAIFLLIQFLQVVQGSSPLHAAVQTMPWTLAPMVVAPIAGAVAPRVGTRALMVTGLALQAVALAAIALTMSPTVAYGVLVPSFLLAGVGMALVFAPSATALLAELDEADHAKASGVNSTVRELGVALGTAVLTAVFTGAGGRLLPTSYVDAARPAVLVGAAALVVATLVATRLPAGRARTDA, encoded by the coding sequence ATGAGCCTCGACACCACGCCCGCCGTCCCCCCGACCCCCGTCCTGCCCGTCGGGGCGGACGCCCCCGCGCCACCGACGGGACGGCGACGTCCCGTCGCCCTCGTCATCGCCGCCGCGTCGCTGCCGATGTTCATGGCGACGCTCGACAACCTCGTCATGACCAACGCGCTCCCGGTGCTGCACGAGCGGCTCGGCGCCTCGGTCGAGCAGCTGCAGTGGTTCGTCAACGCCTACACGCTCGCCTTCGCCAGCCTCATCCTGCTCGCCGCCGGCCTCGGCGACCGGCTCGGCCGGCGGACCGTCTTCCTCGCCGGCACCACGGTCTTCGCCGTCGGCTCGGCCCTCGCCGCGCTCTCCTCGACCCCGGCTCAGCTCATCGCCGCCCGCGCCGTCCAGGGGCTCGGCGGCGCGGCCATCCTCCCGCTGTCGCTCGCCCTCATCGCGGGCGCCGTGAGCCGGGAGCGGCGCGCCCTGGCCATCGGCGTGTGGGGCGGGATCTCCGGCCTCGGCGTCGCCGTCGGCCCGCTCGTCGGCGGGGCCGTCCTCGAGGGCTGGAGCTGGCAGGCGATCTTCTGGATCAACGTCCCCGTCGCCGTCGTCGCCGTGCCGCTCGCCGTCTGGGCGCTGCGCGACGACCGCGGGGTCCGCGCCCCGCTCGACGTCCTCGGCGCCGGGCTGGCCGCGCTCGGCGTGCTCGCGCTCGTCCACGCCGTCGTCCGCGGCAACGACGACGGCTGGTCCAGCGCGGGCGTCGTCGGCGAGCTCGCCGTCGGCGTCGTCCTCCTCGCGGCCTTCCTGCAGCGCCAGCGCCGCACCGCCTCGCCGCTGGTGCCGCTGCGGCTCTTCCGCGACCGCTCGTTCTCGGTGACCAACGTCGTCGGGTTCGCCTTCAGCTTCGGCACCTTCGGCGCCATCTTCCTGCTCATCCAGTTCCTCCAGGTCGTCCAGGGGAGCTCGCCGCTGCACGCCGCCGTCCAGACGATGCCGTGGACCCTCGCGCCGATGGTCGTCGCGCCGATCGCGGGCGCGGTCGCGCCCCGGGTCGGCACCCGCGCGCTCATGGTCACGGGACTCGCCCTGCAGGCGGTCGCGCTCGCGGCCATCGCCCTGACGATGTCGCCCACGGTCGCGTACGGCGTCCTCGTCCCCTCGTTCCTGCTCGCCGGGGTGGGGATGGCGCTCGTCTTCGCCCCGTCGGCGACCGCGCTGCTCGCCGAGCTCGACGAGGCCGACCACGCCAAGGCCTCGGGGGTGAACTCGACGGTGCGCGAGCTCGGCGTCGCTCTCGGGACGGCCGTGCTCACCGCGGTGTTCACCGGGGCGGGCGGGCGCCTGCTCCCGACGTCGTACGTCGATGCGGCGCGGCCGGCGGTGCTCGTCGGGGCCGCCGCGCTCGTCGTCGCGACGCTCGTCGCGACGCGCCTGCCCGCCGGTCGGGCCCGTACGGACGCCTGA
- a CDS encoding TetR/AcrR family transcriptional regulator, whose amino-acid sequence MVDAQPPQPAARRMSATERREQIVQAATAVFGARGYGGTTTDDIARAAGVSQPYVVRLFGTKEALFLAALEDAVEHLVVTFRGVLEQEAGTAPVDVEQRYGTLGEAYVELLRVRGLHLLLSQAFLLGAHPVIGAAARHGFARIWRLLRDEAGLSGEEAHEFLAHGMLINTMLGLRVTEDYGRDDDMTELLDTCFPTKIHSVLAVAPRVAEPW is encoded by the coding sequence ATGGTCGACGCGCAGCCCCCCCAGCCCGCCGCGCGCCGGATGTCCGCCACCGAGCGCCGGGAGCAGATCGTCCAGGCCGCCACCGCGGTCTTCGGCGCCCGGGGGTACGGCGGCACGACGACGGACGACATCGCCCGCGCCGCGGGGGTGAGCCAGCCGTACGTCGTCCGGCTCTTCGGCACCAAGGAGGCGCTCTTCCTCGCCGCCCTCGAGGACGCGGTCGAGCACCTCGTCGTCACCTTCCGCGGGGTCCTCGAGCAGGAGGCTGGCACCGCGCCGGTCGACGTCGAGCAGCGCTACGGCACCCTCGGCGAGGCCTACGTCGAGCTCCTGCGGGTGCGCGGTCTGCACCTGCTGCTCAGCCAGGCCTTCCTGCTCGGCGCGCACCCGGTCATCGGCGCGGCGGCCCGGCACGGGTTCGCCCGCATCTGGCGGCTGCTGCGCGACGAGGCCGGGCTGAGCGGCGAGGAGGCGCACGAGTTCCTCGCCCACGGCATGCTCATCAACACGATGCTGGGCCTGCGCGTCACGGAGGACTACGGCCGCGACGACGACATGACCGAGCTCCTCGACACCTGCTTCCCGACCAAGATCCACTCGGTGCTCGCCGTCGCCCCCCGCGTCGCCGAGCCCTGGTGA